A stretch of Cucumis sativus cultivar 9930 chromosome 2, Cucumber_9930_V3, whole genome shotgun sequence DNA encodes these proteins:
- the LOC101223133 gene encoding red chlorophyll catabolite reductase, with the protein MGLLAVNLISSASCFVPHSPLRFQAKRSSQPVLKAAFQSSEKMDSGGQVAPVSKLMEFPHLTASHRDLMVDLIETVENGLGDHLLPSTVPTDVEYYENQNGTSQGTLLIRSALPSSPIDFMIASWLHLKQPQGGAFNITNIAGYLKPSNDIPHFQFELVQCSPTFLIFFLDLLPRTDIILRPDYLTTYYEDTGLEKLRQRLAALPEVSPYFSSSLYFRKVVSSTGILVGVKCQESESKRVEEIIQEEIGPISKEVMRIWMELCLNNGGRELEEDERSLMEKRDLMIKKKAIEMDLSKTMPLQFGEEVANRVLQVIRSAFKTA; encoded by the exons ATGGGTTTATTAGCTGTGAACCTCATTTCATCTGCTTCTTGTTTTGTTCCTCACTCGCCGCTGCGTTTCCAAGCAAAAAGAAGTAGCCAACCAGTACTTAAGGCGGCGTTTCAGTCATCAGAGAAGATGGATAGTGGTGGGCAGGTGGCGCCTGTGTCGAAGCTGATGGAGTTTCCACATCTGACGGCTTCGCATAGAGATCTGATGGTGGATCTAATCGAAACCGTTGAGAATGGGTTAGGAgatcatcttcttccatcGACGGTTCCGACAGATGTGGAGTATTATGAGAATCAAAACGGCACTTCACAGGGCACTCTTCTCATTCGTTCTGCTCTTCCATCTTCTCCC aTTGATTTTATGATAGCAAGTTGGTTGCACTTGAAGCAGCCACAAGGTGGTGCATTCAACATAACCAACATTGCTGGCTACTTGAAACCCTCAAATGACATTCCTCATTTTCAATTCGAGTTGGTTCAATGTAGCCCTACCtttctcatcttctttcttgACTTGCTTCCTCGAACCGATATCATCCTCCGCCCCGACTACCTTACCACCTACTACGAGGACACTGGGCTCGAGAAGCTTCGACAACGACTTGCCGCCTTGCCAGAAGTAAGCCCTTACTTCTCGTCGTCGCTCTACTTTCGTAAAGTCGTTTCGTCTACGGGAATTCTGGTGGGTGTGAAGTGCCAGGAGAGCGAGTCCAAGCGAGTGGAAGAGATTATTCAGGAGGAGATCGGTCCAATCTCGAAGGAGGTAATGAGGATATGGATGGAGTTGTGCTTGAATAATGGAGGAAGAGagcttgaagaagatgaaaggaGTTTGATGGAGAAGAGAGATCTTATGATAAAGAAGAAGGCGATTGAGATGGATTTGAGCAAAACCATGCCTTTGCAATTTGGAGAAGAAGTTGCAAATAGAGTTCTTCAAGTTATTAGAAGTGCTTTCAAAACTGCTTAA
- the LOC101202861 gene encoding red chlorophyll catabolite reductase, giving the protein MALMVYASAKPFSLPPLVPAQSSFRATKPARVIRSTASHMAEGSSSKLKDFPHLSSSQRALMGDLINAIEDRFEDRLLPCTLPPDVEYYQNQSGNSEGALLIRSGSPDSSINFILASWLHSQLPTGASLNIASLSAYLRPSTDAPNFLIEFIQSSPTSLILILDLPPRKDLVLNPDYLQSFYEDTRLDTYRKTIEELPEARPYIMSSLFFRSLVSPTSIISRVDTESGGPERMEEIIKNHVGPIARDMVRVWVDECACKEREVGMMERVEIEKRDGLIKKKTIDIDLGSSLPRLFGQEVADRVVAAIQQVFDEA; this is encoded by the exons ATGGCGTTGATGGTTTATGCATCCGCAAAACCTTTTAGTCTTCCACCGTTGGTACCGGCACAATCTAGTTTCAGAGCAACGAAACCGGCAAGGGTAATAAGGAGCACGGCGTCGCACATGGCGGAGGGGTCGTCCTCGAAGCTAAAGGATTTTCCGCATCTATCGAGTTCTCAAAGAGCTCTGATGGGCGATCTCATCAACGCTATCGAAGATCGGTTCGAGGATCGTCTTCTTCCTTGTACACTTCCTCCTGATGTTGAGTATTACCAGAATCAGAGCGGGAATTCGGAAGGCGCTCTTCTCATCAGATCTGGCTCGCCGGACTCTTCG ATCAATTTCATATTGGCAAGTTGGTTGCACAGTCAATTACCAACAGGAGCATCACTAAACATAGCAAGCCTTTCTGCCTACTTGAGACCTTCAACTGATGCTCCAAATTTCCTCATAGAATTTATCCAAAGCTCTCCAACCTCCCTCATTCTCATTCTCGATCTTCCTCCTCGAAAGGATCTCGTCCTCAATCCTGACTACCTCCAATCGTTCTACGAAGACACAAGATTAGACACTTATCGTAAAACCATTGAAGAACTCCCTGAGGCTCGACCGTACATCATGTCCTCGCTTTTCTTTCGCTCCTTGGTTTCTCCAACTTCCATAATTTCTCGTGTCGATACAGAATCAGGTGGACCTGAACGCATGGAGGAGATTATAAAGAACCACGTTGGTCCCATTGCGAGAGACATGGTTCGAGTATGGGTAGACGAATGTGCTTGCAAGGAGAGAGAGGTTGGAATGATGGAAAGAGttgaaattgagaaaagaGATGGgttaattaagaagaaaactatTGACATAGATTTGGGTTCTAGTTTGCCAAGATTGTTTGGACAGGAAGTAGCTGATAGAGTAGTGGCTGCTATTCAACAAGTCTTTGATGAAGCATGA
- the LOC101203100 gene encoding uncharacterized protein LOC101203100: MLNYLGDKKDERMKMRNRYRKSTALRCDAGSRCLISVVIGSLMGCILLLNLYSAISPADEIGQGIHLRTSHHLHFPELEEVEEENIQIPPPRKRSPRATKRRPKKTTTLIDEFLDEDSQLRHKFFPDKKASIDPMITGNDSMFYYPGRVWLDTEGNPIQAHGGGVLFDERSETYYWYGEYKDGPTYHAHKKGAARVDIIGVGCYSSKDLWTWKNEGIVLTAEETDETHDLHKSNVLERPKVIYNSRTGKYVMWMHIDDVNYTKASVGVAISDYPTGPFDYLYSKKPHGFDSRDMTIFKDDDGTAYLIYSSEDNSELHVGSLSKDYLDVTNVARRVLIGQHREAPALFKHQGTYYMVTSGCTGWAPNEALTHAAESIMGPWETMGNPCIGGNKMFRLATFFSQSTFVLPLPSYPNLFIFMADRWNPADLRDSRYVWLPLMVGGLVDEPLDYNFGFPLWSRVSIYWHRKWRLPQGWNSLK, translated from the exons atgctGAATTATCTTGGAGATAAAAAGGACGAGAGAATGAAGATGAGGAACAGATACAGGAAATCAACTGCTTTACGTTGTGATGCGGGAAGCAGATGTTTGATATCTGTGGTAATTGGGAGTCTTATGGGGTGTATTCTTCTGCTGAACTTATATTCTGCTATAAGTCCTGCGGATGAGATAGGTCAGGGTATTCATCTTCGAACAAGTCATCACCTTCACTTTCCTGAACTTGAAGaggtggaagaagaaaacattcaaattccCCCTCCCCGTAAGAGATCTCCACGTGCAACAAAGCGAAGACCAAAGAAAACAACCACACTGATTGATGAATTTCTTGATGAAGATTCACAGCTTAGGCACAAATTCTTTCCTGATAAAAAAGCTTCCATTGATCCGATGATCACGGGAAATGATAGTATGTTCTATTATCCAGGGAGAGTTTGGCTTGATACTGAAGGGAATCCTATTCAAGCTCATGGAGGTGGAGTGTTATTTGATGAAAGATCTGAAACATACTATTGGTATGGAGAGTATAAAGATGGTCCCACCTACCATGCTCACAAAAAGGGAGCTGCACGG GTTGACATTATAGGAGTCGGTTGCTACTCCTCCAAAGACTTGTGGACCTGGAAAAATGAAGGCATTGTTTTGACAGCGGAAGAAACAGATGAGACCCATGATCTTCATAAATCAAATGTACTCGAGAGGCCGAAAGTAATCTACAATTCAAGGACTGGAAAATATGTAATGTGGATGCATATTGATGATGTAAACTATACCAAGGCTTCTGTTGGTGTTGCCATCAGTGATTACCCCACCGGTCCATTCGATTATCTCTACAGCAAAAAACCCCATGGATTTGATAGTAGAGACATGACAATCTTCAAAGATGACGATGGTACAGCCTATCTCATTTACTCCTCCGAAGACAATAGTGAGCTTCATGTAGGATCTCTCTCAAAAGATTATCTCGACGTGACCAATGTAGCGAGAAGGGTTCTCATCGGCCAACACCGAGAAGCACCAGCTTTGTTCAAACACCAGGGAACTTACTATATGGTCACATCAGGGTGCACGGGATGGGCACCCAATGAGGCACTAACACACGCAGCTGAGTCAATAATGGGTCCATGGGAGACAATGGGAAACCCGTGTATAGGAGGGAACAAAATGTTTCGATTGGCTACATTCTTTTCTCAAAGCACATTTGTTCTTCCCTTACCTTCATATCCCAACTTGTTTATTTTCATGGCGGACCGTTGGAACCCTGCAGATCTTAGAGACTCGAGGTACGTTTGGTTGCCATTGATGGTTGGAGGACTTGTGGATGAACCCCTTGACTACAATTTTGGGTTCCCTTTGTGGTCAAGAGTGTCTATATATTGGCATAGGAAGTGGAGGCTTCCTCAAGGCTGGAATTCATTGAAATGA
- the LOC101203340 gene encoding uncharacterized protein LOC101203340: MGDRRSHQHGGDSSSGEEDGDAQWRSAIDSVAISSVFISSLTNGVPATSIATTSSSDNGFEFNLCAQPPKQYQIKAQKLLDNILETTLELVEHSNSVPCDDDSKSSEGGIRLFKNAPVGVVFDHVDELPRPTKRPKILPGKEINEKSKKFKQQLRSVAVEGEDIITASKRVCEKSIARLEAKEAAVKAAAKREEDRVAKLKKVRGEKWLPSIAREMKLQSQQ, from the exons ATGGGTGATCGGAGGAGCCACCAACACGGTGGCGACAGCAGCAGCGGAGAGGAAGACGGCGACGCCCAGTGGAGATCTGCCATTGATTCTGTTGCTATCTCCTCTGTGTTTATCTCGTCCTTAACTAATGGTGTTCCTGCTACTTCCATAGCCACAACTTCAAGCTCTGATAATGGTTTTGAGTTTAATCTTTGTGCTCAGCCGCCCAAGCAATATCAAATCAAG GCACAAAAACTATTGGATAATATTTTGGAAACTACTCTAGAGTTGGTGGAACATTCCAATTCTGTTCCTTGTGATGATGATTCCAAATCCAGCGAAGGTGGAATTCGTTTGTTTAAAAATGCTCCAGTGGGGGTTGTGTTTGATCACGTGG ATGAGCTTCCACGCCCCACAAAGAGACCTAAAATTCTACCAGGGAAAGAAATCAACGAGAAATCAAAGAAG TTCAAGCAGCAGCTCCGATCCGTGGCtgttgaaggagaagacatAATAACTGCTTCGAAACGTGTGTGTGAGAAGTCAATTGCTCGGCTTGAAGCTAAAGAAGCAGCAGTGAAAGCAGCAGCCAAAAGAGAGGAAGATAGGGTAGCAAAACTGAAAAAGGTAAGAGGAGAGAAATGGTTACCATCAATTGCTAGGGAAATGAAGTTACAATCTCAACAATGA